In one Lolium rigidum isolate FL_2022 chromosome 3, APGP_CSIRO_Lrig_0.1, whole genome shotgun sequence genomic region, the following are encoded:
- the LOC124696750 gene encoding U-box domain-containing protein 75, with product MPQFQELPCGGQVLDIDAALKDGILGCGPEPGDGDGGGKQQQQPVELRKMMDELDAAGDAPGPGGGGDEAVPAVFICPISLEPMVDPATLCTGQTYERSNIARWLALGHRTCPTTMQELWDDALTPNATLRQLIAAWFSRRYARFKKRAADFHGRAADLVHALRGTTAVPRRSPLKGKARVAALQELRALAAAHQSVTKAVAEAGGVALLTSLLGPFTSHSVGSEAVAILVCGVPLDADAKAALMQPAKVSLVVDMLNEGAVDTKINCVRLFRILMDEKAFRPETVASLSLLVGAMRLVRDKRHQDGVAAGLELLNSICAVHRPARSMIVSIGAVQQLVELLPELATECVEPALDVLDALAAVPEGRMALKDCPRTIPNAVRLLMRVSEACTRRALSMLWVVCRIVPEESAPAALEVGLAAKLLLVIQSGCGPELKQQASELLKLCTMNCTSTAFLAKCKLTKTIQ from the coding sequence ATGCCGCAGTTCCAGGAGCTGCCCTGCGGCGGGCAGGTGCTGGACATCGACGCCGCGCTCAAGGACGGCATCCTGGGGTGCGGTCCGGAGCCCGgggacggcgacggcgggggcaagcagcagcagcagccggtggAGCTGCGGAAGATGATGGACGAGCTGGACGCGGCGGGGGACGCTCccggccccggcggcggcggggacgagGCGGTGCCCGCCGTCTTCATCTGCCCCATCTCGCTGGAGCCGATGGTGGATCCGGCCACGCTCTGCACGGGGCAGACCTACGAGCGGTCCAACATCGCGCGCTGGCTGGCGCTCGGCCACCGCACCTGCCCCACCACCATGCAGGAGCTCTGGGACGACGCGCTCACCCCCAACGCCACGCTCCGCCAGCTCATCGCCGCCTGGTTCTCCCGCCGCTACGCCCGCTTCAAGAAGCGCGCCGCCGACttccacggccgcgccgccgaccTCGTCCACGCCCTCCGCGGCACCACCGCCGTGCCCAGGCGCAGCCCGCTCAAGGGCAAGGCCCGCGTCGCCGCGCTCCAGGAGCTccgcgccctcgccgccgcccaccaGTCCGTCACCAAGGCCGTCGCCGAGGCCGGCGGCGTCGCGCTGCTCACCTCGCTCCTCGGCCCCTTCACGTCCCACTCCGTCGGGTCCGAGGCCGTCGCCATCCTCGTCTGCGGCGTGCCGCTCGACGCCGACGCCAAGGCCGCGCTCATGCAGCCCGCCAAGGTGTCCCTCGTGGTCGACATGCTCAACGAGGGCGCGGTGGACACAAAGATCAACTGCGTCCGCCTCTTCCGCATCCTCATGGACGAGAAGGCCTTCCGGCCGGAGACGGTCGCCAGCCTCAGCCTCTTGGTCGGAGCCATGCGCCTCGTCCGGGATAAGCGGCATCAGGACGGCGTCGCCGCCGGGCTGGAGCTGCTCAATTCCATCTGTGCCGTGCATAGACCGGCCAGGAGTATGATTGTGAGCATCGGCGCGGTGCAGCAGCTGGTGGAGCTGCTGCCGGAGCTGGCGACGGAGTGCGTGGAGCCAGCATTGGACGTCCTGGACGCGCTCGCCGCCGTCCCGGAAGGCAGGATGGCTCTCAAGGATTGCCCGAGGACGATACCCAATGCCGTCCGGTTGCTGATGAGGGTGTCCGAAGCCTGCACGCGGCGAGCGCTGTCGATGCTGTGGGTGGTGTGCAGGATTGTTCCTGAGGAGTCTGCGCCGGCGGCTCTGGAGGTTGGGCTGGCCGCCAAGCTTCTCCTGGTCATCCAAAGCGGCTGCGGGCCGGAGCTCAAGCAGCAAGCCTCAGAGTTGCTCAAGCTCTGCACCATGAATTGCACATCAACCGCGTTCCTCGCAAAGTGCAAGCTCACAAAGACAATTCAATGA